In Halovivax gelatinilyticus, the following are encoded in one genomic region:
- a CDS encoding GNAT family N-acetyltransferase, with the protein MKSTVREANPEDAGAVRDVARESWHAAYDDLIGAESVDRTIDRWYAVDSLAESIAGAAERDDATFLVSERTVSTNGDRVVGFANAGPHPELEATAKLSRIYARPSVWGEGVGRRLLDRLEADLTEHFDRLWLEVVAGNEVGISFYESTGFDRIGEQESVLGDDVVEYLYEKALE; encoded by the coding sequence ATGAAATCGACCGTTCGCGAAGCCAACCCGGAGGACGCCGGCGCCGTCCGGGACGTCGCTCGCGAGAGCTGGCACGCCGCCTACGACGACCTGATCGGCGCCGAGTCGGTCGACCGGACGATCGATCGATGGTACGCGGTGGATTCGCTCGCCGAATCGATCGCGGGCGCTGCAGAACGCGACGATGCGACGTTTCTCGTCAGCGAACGGACGGTCTCGACGAACGGAGACCGCGTCGTCGGGTTCGCGAACGCCGGTCCGCACCCCGAGCTGGAGGCGACGGCGAAGCTGTCTCGCATCTACGCGAGACCGTCGGTCTGGGGTGAGGGAGTCGGTCGTCGACTGCTCGACCGGCTGGAAGCGGATCTCACCGAGCACTTCGACCGGCTCTGGCTGGAAGTCGTCGCCGGAAACGAGGTCGGCATCTCGTTCTACGAGTCGACCGGCTTCGACCGAATCGGCGAACAAGAGAGCGTCCTCGGCGACGACGTGGTGGAGTATCTGTACGAGAAGGCGTTGGAGTGA
- a CDS encoding dihydrolipoyl dehydrogenase family protein, with translation MTHIAIVGAYGSAGVAVADELVERAPDAIRLTLIDDGDPGGGLCILRGCMPSKDVLSAAQHRYQVRHDDRLSGAPAVDSERVVARKDEHVAGFATHRRTHVHELAERENVTFHRATARFVGDRELRIDPTDPSTPEETIEPDYVVIATGSTVAVPDLPGIEDVPFDTSADVLDATEFPDSGIVMGFGYVGLELAPYLAETGVDLTVIEHDDRPLDEFPAAYGETLLDLYRDDFGIDVLTNAVERRLERTDDGGVRLVVDRTDERTAVEADALYLFTGRRPALEGLGLDETRLDPPADDDAPWVGSTLQAPNDERVFVVGDANGREPILHVAKEQGFAAARNVLAHANGTDLERYVNVPHHVIFSGLGAHPFARIGHTPATVAKTEMAAIVVTREAAADGVFKTKNHPEGLATLVVNADDGSVLGYQGLHLHADVMAKTMQLAVELKLDVRTLPDRAYHPTTPEILDGLIRDATAELARREGDVDHDAESAEGTP, from the coding sequence ATGACACACATCGCGATCGTCGGCGCCTACGGAAGTGCTGGCGTGGCCGTCGCGGACGAACTCGTCGAACGAGCCCCCGACGCGATACGGCTCACGTTGATCGACGACGGCGACCCCGGTGGTGGATTGTGCATCCTTCGGGGCTGCATGCCCTCGAAGGACGTACTCTCCGCAGCCCAGCACCGATATCAGGTTCGCCACGACGACCGGCTCTCGGGGGCGCCGGCGGTCGATTCCGAACGCGTCGTCGCCAGAAAAGACGAGCACGTCGCGGGGTTCGCCACCCACCGACGAACGCACGTCCACGAACTCGCCGAACGCGAGAATGTGACGTTTCACCGCGCGACGGCGCGGTTCGTGGGCGACCGTGAGCTCCGAATCGACCCGACCGATCCGTCCACGCCGGAAGAGACGATCGAGCCCGACTACGTCGTGATCGCGACCGGCTCGACCGTCGCGGTTCCCGACCTTCCGGGTATCGAGGACGTCCCGTTCGACACGAGCGCCGACGTCCTCGACGCCACCGAGTTCCCCGATTCGGGGATCGTGATGGGCTTCGGGTACGTCGGACTCGAACTCGCGCCGTACCTCGCCGAGACGGGCGTCGATCTCACCGTCATCGAACACGACGACCGGCCCCTGGACGAGTTTCCCGCCGCCTACGGCGAGACGCTGCTCGATCTCTACCGCGACGACTTCGGCATCGACGTCCTGACGAACGCGGTCGAACGCCGCCTCGAACGGACCGACGACGGCGGAGTCAGACTCGTCGTCGACCGTACCGACGAACGGACGGCCGTCGAAGCCGACGCACTCTACCTGTTTACGGGCCGACGGCCCGCCCTCGAGGGACTCGGTCTCGACGAGACCAGACTCGATCCGCCCGCGGACGACGACGCACCGTGGGTCGGATCGACGTTACAAGCGCCGAACGACGAACGCGTGTTCGTGGTGGGCGACGCGAACGGGCGCGAGCCGATTCTCCACGTGGCAAAAGAACAGGGGTTCGCCGCCGCGCGCAACGTCCTCGCACACGCGAACGGTACGGACCTAGAGCGCTACGTCAACGTCCCCCACCACGTCATCTTCTCGGGACTCGGCGCCCATCCGTTCGCCCGCATCGGTCACACGCCGGCGACGGTCGCGAAGACGGAGATGGCTGCGATCGTGGTCACCCGCGAAGCCGCCGCGGACGGTGTATTCAAGACGAAAAATCACCCGGAGGGGCTGGCGACGCTGGTCGTCAACGCCGACGACGGGAGCGTCCTCGGCTACCAGGGGTTGCACCTCCACGCCGACGTGATGGCCAAGACGATGCAACTCGCAGTCGAACTGAAACTCGACGTGCGCACCCTGCCTGACCGGGCCTACCACCCGACGACGCCCGAAATCCTCGACGGGTTGATTCGCGACGCGACCGCCGAGCTCGCCCGACGAGAGGGCGACGTCGACCACGACGCGGAGTCAGCCGAAGGGACGCCGTGA
- a CDS encoding PAS domain S-box protein — protein MQSPYRVLHVDDDHSILDLTANYLERDADRFEVVSATSVADAIDALETEPQAIDCIVSDYELAATDGLSFLRSVRDRGLEHPFVLFSSEHPRAVSIDARHWHRLEFVRKGDVDQLSHLADRIAALADRTRTGRSMDRPLRKLVDQSNDVLWMFDADWEEVRFVNAAVEPIFGIDADALRAEPRLFLSAIHPDDREQTKRAMKRLSAGESVSIEYRVNEADGFSRWVWVNAEPVIDVTGSVEAIVGFSRDITERKRRERALAALNAVAVDLDSLESTEAICERAIEASEQLLNFDLSIIDLEADGYLHKAALSEEIHEAEVTTMSIDEGIAGKTYRTGESMVIDDVEDYPEADPQGPFRSAISIPIGDHGVFQAVDEESNAFTETDLELGELLASHTASALSRIEREGRLHRQNERLDELSRILSHDLRNPLNVVRGSLDLIDEECSSSHLHDAIAATDRMATIIDDTRTLAADGELIDERRFLSLEAVATDCWRTVPTESARLTVAADAHVRADGDRLAHVFENLFRNAVEHGSTSPHSQVREDAVEHGSTGSDDSHERSVTIRVGTFEDGFYVEDDGVGIPDETAESIMEMGVSGNGGTGYGLAIVDRIAEAHGWSVRVTEGSAGGARFEFSDVELVDRSTAV, from the coding sequence ATGCAGTCGCCATATCGGGTCCTACACGTCGACGACGATCACTCGATTCTGGACCTGACTGCGAACTATCTCGAACGGGACGCCGATCGGTTCGAGGTCGTCTCGGCGACGAGCGTCGCCGACGCGATCGACGCACTCGAAACCGAACCGCAAGCGATCGATTGCATCGTCAGCGATTACGAACTGGCGGCGACCGACGGACTCTCGTTTCTTCGCTCGGTCCGTGATCGCGGGCTCGAACACCCGTTCGTACTATTTTCGAGCGAGCACCCTCGCGCCGTTTCTATCGACGCACGCCACTGGCACCGCCTCGAGTTCGTTCGGAAAGGTGACGTCGACCAACTTTCGCACCTGGCCGATCGAATCGCGGCGCTCGCCGACCGAACGCGAACCGGTCGGTCGATGGATCGGCCGCTTCGGAAACTCGTCGATCAGTCGAACGACGTGCTCTGGATGTTCGACGCAGACTGGGAGGAGGTTCGCTTCGTCAATGCCGCGGTCGAACCGATTTTCGGGATCGACGCCGACGCATTGCGCGCCGAACCGCGGCTGTTTCTCTCGGCGATACATCCAGACGATCGAGAACAAACGAAACGAGCGATGAAACGTCTCTCGGCCGGCGAATCCGTCTCGATCGAGTATCGGGTCAACGAGGCCGACGGATTCAGCCGGTGGGTCTGGGTCAACGCCGAACCCGTCATCGACGTCACCGGCTCCGTCGAGGCGATCGTGGGATTCTCCCGGGACATCACCGAACGAAAGCGACGGGAACGGGCGCTGGCGGCGCTCAACGCGGTCGCCGTCGATCTCGATTCCCTCGAGTCGACCGAGGCCATCTGCGAGCGGGCCATCGAAGCGAGCGAGCAGTTGCTCAACTTCGACCTCAGCATCATCGACCTCGAAGCGGACGGCTACTTGCACAAGGCGGCGCTCTCCGAGGAGATCCACGAAGCCGAAGTCACGACCATGTCGATCGACGAGGGAATCGCCGGAAAAACCTACCGGACCGGCGAGTCCATGGTGATCGACGACGTCGAGGACTACCCCGAGGCGGACCCGCAAGGACCGTTCCGCTCGGCGATCAGCATTCCGATCGGCGACCACGGCGTCTTTCAGGCCGTCGACGAGGAGTCGAACGCGTTCACCGAGACGGACCTCGAACTCGGCGAACTGCTCGCGAGTCACACCGCGAGCGCGCTCTCCCGGATCGAACGCGAGGGGCGTCTCCACCGGCAGAACGAGCGCCTCGACGAGCTCTCTCGGATCCTCTCACACGACCTGCGAAACCCGTTGAACGTCGTTCGTGGCAGCCTCGACCTCATAGACGAAGAGTGCTCGTCGTCCCACCTCCACGACGCGATTGCGGCCACAGACCGGATGGCGACGATCATCGACGACACCCGGACGCTCGCCGCCGATGGCGAACTCATCGACGAGCGCCGGTTTCTTTCGCTCGAGGCCGTCGCGACCGACTGCTGGCGGACGGTTCCGACCGAATCGGCTCGGTTGACGGTCGCCGCCGATGCCCACGTTCGAGCCGACGGCGACAGGCTCGCGCACGTCTTCGAGAATCTCTTTCGGAACGCCGTTGAGCACGGCTCAACGAGCCCTCACTCACAAGTTCGCGAGGACGCCGTCGAACACGGTTCGACGGGATCGGACGATAGCCACGAGCGGTCGGTCACCATCCGCGTCGGAACGTTCGAGGACGGGTTTTACGTCGAAGACGACGGTGTCGGTATCCCGGACGAAACGGCGGAATCGATCATGGAGATGGGCGTCTCCGGAAACGGGGGAACGGGCTACGGACTCGCGATCGTCGATCGGATCGCCGAGGCCCACGGCTGGTCGGTTCGCGTGACGGAGGGGTCGGCGGGCGGCGCTCGCTTCGAGTTTTCCGACGTCGAACTCGTCGATCGATCGACGGCGGTGTAG
- the kdgK1 gene encoding bifunctional 2-dehydro-3-deoxygluconokinase/2-dehydro-3-deoxygalactonokinase, protein MSDLVAFGETMLRLSPPGHQRLESASSLELHVGGSESNVAVAADRLGAVATWMSKLPRNPLGRRIVGELHQCGIETDVAWSRTGRVGTYYVETAGEPRGSNVVYDRDSSAITTATPEELNLDRIRDARLFFTSGITPALSPTLRETTMKLLQTARSAGTTTALDLNYREKLWSPKEAQDVLTNLFPGIDVLIIAARDAKAVLGFEGDHRQLAHKLGSQFDFTTVVVTRGSQGALAWHDSVVHDQDAFETETTEPIGAGDAFSGAFLARRLAGDDVQRALEYAAATAALKRTIPGDVARVTMEEVERVVAENGTGGITR, encoded by the coding sequence ATGAGCGATCTGGTCGCGTTCGGGGAAACGATGCTTCGACTGTCCCCGCCGGGCCACCAGCGGCTGGAATCGGCCTCGTCGCTCGAACTCCACGTCGGCGGTTCCGAGAGCAACGTCGCGGTCGCGGCGGATCGCCTCGGCGCCGTCGCGACCTGGATGTCGAAGCTGCCGCGAAACCCGCTGGGTCGTCGCATCGTCGGCGAGCTCCACCAGTGCGGTATCGAGACCGACGTCGCCTGGAGTCGAACCGGCCGCGTCGGCACTTACTACGTCGAAACTGCCGGCGAACCGCGTGGATCGAACGTCGTCTACGACCGCGACTCGAGCGCGATTACGACCGCGACCCCCGAGGAACTCAATCTGGATCGGATCCGGGACGCCCGACTCTTTTTCACCTCGGGCATCACGCCGGCGCTCTCGCCGACGCTGCGCGAGACGACGATGAAACTGCTCCAGACCGCCCGGTCGGCCGGAACGACGACCGCGCTCGACTTGAACTACCGGGAGAAACTCTGGTCGCCGAAAGAAGCCCAGGACGTACTGACGAACCTCTTTCCGGGCATCGACGTGCTGATAATCGCCGCGCGGGACGCGAAAGCCGTGCTCGGATTCGAGGGAGATCACCGCCAGCTCGCACACAAGCTCGGCTCGCAGTTCGACTTCACGACCGTCGTCGTCACCCGGGGCAGTCAGGGGGCACTCGCCTGGCACGACAGCGTCGTCCACGACCAGGACGCGTTCGAGACGGAGACGACCGAACCGATCGGAGCCGGCGACGCCTTCTCGGGGGCGTTTCTCGCCCGGCGACTCGCCGGCGACGACGTCCAGCGGGCGCTCGAATACGCCGCCGCGACCGCCGCACTCAAGCGAACGATTCCGGGCGACGTCGCGCGGGTGACGATGGAGGAAGTCGAACGCGTCGTCGCCGAGAACGGAACGGGCGGTATCACGCGGTAA